In Malania oleifera isolate guangnan ecotype guangnan chromosome 8, ASM2987363v1, whole genome shotgun sequence, a single window of DNA contains:
- the LOC131162634 gene encoding uncharacterized protein LOC131162634 yields MVAKDWVEKTKRILKVLHCTDRQRVLYATFQMFGEAGHWWTIVNLLEKQRAGVSEMSWNRFKEVFFERYFSTSARDAKMDEFSALMQGDIMVQWHAARYIELSRLAPCLVSSEYEKTRRFKKGLRKYIRRQVGML; encoded by the coding sequence ATGGTGGCgaaggactgggttgagaagacaaAGAGAATTCTgaaagtcctccactgcacagataggcagagGGTCTTATACGCTACCTTCCAGATGTTTGGGGAGGCGGGGCATTGGTGGACTATAGTGAATTTGCTGGAGAAACAGAGAGCTGGTGTTTCAGAGATGTCTTGGaaccgtttcaaggaggtgttctttgagagatattTCTCGACCTCTGCTCGCGATGCTAAGATGGATGAGTTCTCTGCTCTAATGCAGGGAGATATAATGGTGCAGTGgcatgctgctcggtatatagagctatctcgtTTGGCACCATGTTTGGTCTCGagtgagtacgagaagactcgaaggttcaagaagggtttgaggaagtaTATCCGCAGAcaagtgggtatgctttag